One Primulina huaijiensis isolate GDHJ02 chromosome 5, ASM1229523v2, whole genome shotgun sequence DNA segment encodes these proteins:
- the LOC140977841 gene encoding uncharacterized protein has translation MLLFERSMACLEMHNQNPDQHHKGMSNPPPMSPRISFSNDFMESSSHSQSHPRLGQSHMRPAAAYRDAPVSSDFEFSVSNHSMMSADELFFKGRLLPFKENCGGGNKTTTLRDELQIEENDADFSLRPPKSTTRWKGFLGLKKSHVGSKKSSDKTEVSVEKTPGLYEDEQSSKNSQDSDELSE, from the exons ATGCTGTTGTTTGAGCGCTCCATGGCATGTTTGGAGATGCATAACCAAAACCCAGATCAGCACCACAAAGGGATGAGTAATCCTCCTCCAATGAGCCCAAGAATCTCCTTCTCCAACGATTTTATGGAATCATCATCCCATTCTCAATCCCATCCCCGCCTCGGCCAATCCCACATGAGACCTGCTGCTGCATACAGGGATGCGCCTGTTTCCTCGGATTTCGAGTTCTCTGTCAGTAATCACTCGATGATGAGCGCTGATGAGCTCTTCTTCAAGGGGAGGCTGCTTCCGTTCAAAGAGAACTGCGGCGGCGGCAACAAGACGACGACTTTGAGGGATGAGCTTCAGATTGAAGAAAACGATGCAGATTTCTCGCTGCGGCCGCCGAAGAGTACGACGAGATGGAAGGGTTTTCTCGGGCTTAAGAAATCTCACGTCGGGTCCAAGAAATCTTCTGACAAGACTGAAGTGTCTGTTGAAAAGACGCCTGGTTTGTATGAAGATGAACAATCCAGCAAGAATTCACAG gATTCTGATGAACTAAGTGAATAA
- the LOC140976270 gene encoding heat shock factor protein HSF24, with amino-acid sequence MALRSVPAPFLTKTYDLVDDPETNDVISWNESGTTFVVWKTAEFAKDLLPNYFKHNNFSSFVRQLNTYGFRKTVPDKWEFANENFKRGERELLTGIQRRKLASSQNPAGGKATAADNQTSPAISGEDLGSTSTSSPNSKNPSSLGTQASAQLAADLSDENEKLRKDNHTLSSELTQTKKQCDELIAYLTRRLNVSPEKIQRIMKLGYGAAGGGDGGVVGGGQSLDTDDDEKGSSMKLFGVLLQNKRGREANIDFSGPKMKEMKSMVPWVRISASPESNEKVCNRPLS; translated from the exons ATGGCGCTGAGGTCGGTTCCGGCGCCGTTCTTGACGAAGACTTACGACCTGGTGGATGACCCGGAGACGAACGACGTGATATCGTGGAACGAGAGTGGGACGACGTTCGTTGTGTGGAAAACAGCGGAGTTTGCCAAGGATTTGTTGCCCAATTACTTCAAGCACAACAATTTCTCCAGCTTTGTTCGCCAGCTGAATACATAT GGTTTTCGAAAAACTGTTCCAGACAAATGGGAATTCGCCAACGAGAACTTCAAGCGAGGAGAAAGAGAGCTCTTGACTGGAATCCAGCGCCGGAAATTAGCTTCTTCGCAAAACCCTGCGGGCGGGAAGGCCACAGCCGCCGATAACCAAACTTCACCGGCAATCTCCGGCGAAGATCTAGGATCAACCTCCACTTCATCTCCGAACTCCAAGAATCCCAGCTCGCTGGGAACACAGGCTTCGGCTCAGCTCGCGGCTGATTTATCGGATGAGAATGAAAAGCTGCGAAAAGATAATCACACGCTGAGCTCCGAGCTGACGCAGACCAAGAAACAGTGCGATGAATTGATTGCTTACTTGACTCGGCGGCTGAATGTGTCGCCGGAGAAAATCCAACGCATTATGAAGCTTGGGTACGGGGCTGCGGGCGGCGGAGACGGTGGTGTGGTGGGTGGTGGGCAAAGTTTAGATACTGATGATGACGAAAAAGGTAGTAGTATGAAACTGTTTGGGGTATTGCTTCAAAACAAGAGGGGTCGTGAAGCGAATATTGATTTTTCAGGTCccaaaatgaaagaaatgaaaaGTATGGTTCCGTGGGTGAGGATCTCAGCATCACCTGAGAGCAACGAGAAGGTCTGTAACAGACCACTCAGCTAG
- the LOC140976346 gene encoding uncharacterized protein, producing the protein MENYKNSESGSLFTGCVINPSLFLGLPTLHCKLHSIFHLSHFRKETQSSILRQSLRSRTESKKAVFFPLSSLLKIDLPRMVDVDRRMAGMNASHVAGLRRLSARAASSAPSTPRNSLLSFSSLAEKVIGHLKISGVRVQAGLSEPEFALAEAEFGFAFPPDLKAVLSMGLPMGTGFPDWRSSGSSRFHLRASIELPVASISFHIARNVLWSKSWGPRPSNPEKALKIARNALKRAPLLIPVFNRCYIPCTPCLAGNPIFYVDENRIFCCGFDLSDFFDRESSLFKPNPESSILSSQRELNSAGSSSNLSRRSLDAISGGQTPRWVEFWSDAAVDRRQRNSNSSSSCSSSPDRYCDIPRSEMPKWVDEYVTQIGSVLKQGGWTESDVSEIVHVSASGFFEGEMVMVDNEAVLDALLLKADRLSDTLLKSGWSSEEVSDALGFDFRREKEKKPVKMLSPELVERIGKLAVAVNRTSSSSAGSSS; encoded by the coding sequence atggaaaattataaaaatagtgAAAGCGGGTCCCTATTCACTGGCTGCGTTATAAATCCATCTCTTTTTCTTGGTTTGCCTACACTTCACTGTAAACTTCACTCAATTTTCCACCTTTCCCACTTTCGCAAAGAAACCCAATCTTCGATCCTCCGGCAAAGTTTAAGATCAAGAACGGAAAGCAAGAAAGCTGTATTCTTTCCTCTTTCCTCATTGCTAAAGATCGATCTCCCAAGAATGGTCGATGTGGACAGGAGGATGGCAGGAATGAACGCTTCCCACGTGGCCGGACTCCGCCGTTTATCCGCACGCGCCGCCTCTTCCGCCCCTTCCACGCCGCGCAACAGTCTCCTATCTTTCTCGTCGTTGGCAGAGAAAGTGATCGGCCATTTGAAAATCTCGGGTGTTAGAGTCCAAGCTGGTCTATCCGAGCCGGAGTTCGCGTTGGCCGAAGCTGAGTTCGGGTTCGCATTTCCGCCGGACCTGAAAGCGGTTCTGTCAATGGGTTTGCCGATGGGGACCGGGTTTCCCGACTGGCGGTCTTCTGGGTCGTCCAGGTTTCACCTCCGGGCCTCCATTGAACTTCCCGTTGCTTCAATTTCTTTCCACATAGCACGGAATGTCCTCTGGTCAAAGTCGTGGGGCCCGCGCCCGTCGAACCCGGAGAAGGCCTTGAAGATAGCACGAAACGCTCTCAAACGTGCCCCGCTGCTGATTCCCGTCTTCAACCGATGTTACATTCCTTGCACCCCTTGTTTGGCAGGAAACCCTATTTTCTACGTAGATGAGAACAGAATCTTCTGTTGCGGCTTTGATTTGTCAGACTTTTTCGATCGCGAATCCTCTCTTTTCAAACCTAACCCGGAGTCTAGTATTCTATCATCACAGCGCGAGTTGAATTCAGCTGGATCGTCGAGCAACCTCTCAAGGAGAAGTCTTGACGCGATCTCAGGCGGGCAAACCCCGCGGTGGGTGGAGTTCTGGAGCGACGCCGCCGTGGATCGCCGGCAGAGAAACTCAAACTCATCCTCCTCGTGTTCGTCGTCACCCGATAGGTACTGCGACATACCAAGATCCGAAATGCCCAAATGGGTCGATGAATACGTGACCCAAATAGGGTCAGTTCTGAAACAAGGCGGTTGGACGGAATCCGACGTCTCGGAGATCGTCCACGTGTCTGCGTCCGGGTTTTTCGAAGGCGAGATGGTTATGGTGGATAACGAGGCGGTGCTGGATGCTTTGCTGCTGAAAGCGGACCGGTTATCGGACACTCTCCTGAAATCCGGGTGGAGCTCCGAAGAGGTTTCGGATGCTTTGGGTTTCGATTTCCGACGGGAGAAAGAGAAGAAACCTGTGAAGATGCTGTCTCCTGAGCTGGTCGAGAGGATCGGGAAACTGGCTGTGGCGGTAAACCGGACGTCGTCGTCCTCAGCCGGTTCATCGTCGTAG